The nucleotide sequence GTGCAATCGTGCTGTAAGAGGAGGTGGCGACATCTGAGGAAACCTCAGATGCTTGTGACCGCCGTGAAACATCAGAGACGTTCCGACCTCAATCCTTGCTGAGGGCATTCAACCGGATTTTATGTCACACTACGATCGCGATTAGCCACTACGCATCCATGTGACAACAGATTAACTGTCCTCCTGGCGGCAACTTCTCACAACAAGGTTCGGTCATAGAACTCAGGTAACAAAGAAACTGAAGAACCTGAATAAGCAATATATCCTTATTTTTGGCTTCAGATTCACAGAAAAATATTTTTTCCTTTTCTTTGGAACCTCTAGCTTATTCTCAAGTCTAATTTCTTACCACTACAAGTTGTTTGGAGACGGTTATCAATGTTAAATCTCAATCGTTGGAAAGCTACCACTGCTTTATTTCTCACCTTCGGAATGAACCTCGGTGCAGTTGCTCCTTTGGTGACACCCTTGATTGCTGCTGCGCCTGCCGCAGCCCAATCCGCAGGTTTCCGGGACGTTCCCGATGGTTATTGGGCAGAAGACTTTATTGGTGCGCTGGTCAATCGCGGTGTCATCGCTGGATTCCCCGATGGAACCTTCAGACCCAATGCTCCTGTGACTCGCGCTCAGTTCTCTGCAATGCTAAAAGGCGCGTTCAATAAAGCGAAAGTTCGCAATACAATCAACTTTGTTGATGTTCCCTCTACCTACTGGGCAACCCCTGCCATTGACAATGCTTACGAAACAGGTTTTCTCTCTGGTTATCCCGGCAGCATTTTCAGACCGGAACAAAACATTCCTCGCGAACAAGTTTTGGTTTCTTTGTCTAACGGATTGAACTATACATCGACTCAACCGGTTAACCAAGTTCTCGACTATTACAACGATTCGAGCAATATTTCTAACTTTGCTCGCCCTCCGATCGCGGCAGCAACGGAAAATGACATGGTGGTCAACTATCCGATTCTGCAAACCCTTAACCCCAACCGTAATGCAACCCGTGCTGAGGTTGCAGCTTTCATCTACCAAGCGTTGGTCAGTCAGAACGCAGCACCGCCGATTGCTTCTGCTTATGTCGTGTCGCCTACGCCGATTGCAACGGAATTCCGCATTCCCGCAGGGTCTTCAATTCCCGTGACTTACGAGTATGACAAAATCCTGTTGATGCAGGAAGAGACGGTTCCCGTGACCCTGACCGTACCGACAAATATTACGACCCCAGATGGACAATTGTTGATTCCAACTGGCACGAAGGTGGCGGGCGACCTCAAGCCTGCGACGGGCGGGACTCAGTTTGTTGCGAAGGAACTCATCTTTGCTAATGGCGAACGCCAAGCGTTCCAGGCAACTTCCCAGGTGATTACCGAAACTGAAACCATTCGCCAGGGTAGCGCGGCGCTCAATATTCTCAAGAATGCCGCGATCGGTTCCGCAGCCGCAGCCGCGATTTCCGGAGTGACGGGCGACCGCACGATTGCCGCAAGCGAGGTGTTGATTGGAACGGGTGTTGGTGCGTTAACCAGCTTGATTCAGCGCTTCATTGGCGCGCGGAGCGTCGATCTGATTGCTGTCGA is from Lusitaniella coriacea LEGE 07157 and encodes:
- a CDS encoding S-layer homology domain-containing protein yields the protein MLNLNRWKATTALFLTFGMNLGAVAPLVTPLIAAAPAAAQSAGFRDVPDGYWAEDFIGALVNRGVIAGFPDGTFRPNAPVTRAQFSAMLKGAFNKAKVRNTINFVDVPSTYWATPAIDNAYETGFLSGYPGSIFRPEQNIPREQVLVSLSNGLNYTSTQPVNQVLDYYNDSSNISNFARPPIAAATENDMVVNYPILQTLNPNRNATRAEVAAFIYQALVSQNAAPPIASAYVVSPTPIATEFRIPAGSSIPVTYEYDKILLMQEETVPVTLTVPTNITTPDGQLLIPTGTKVAGDLKPATGGTQFVAKELIFANGERQAFQATSQVITETETIRQGSAALNILKNAAIGSAAAAAISGVTGDRTIAASEVLIGTGVGALTSLIQRFIGARSVDLIAVEPNTDLNLTLGNDLVVGIR